The Kitasatospora albolonga nucleotide sequence TTCGTGGTCATGGGCGGGATCGGCCTGCCCGGCGGCGCGGTCTACATCGAGCGGGCCCGTATCCACGGCCGCTGGAAGCACAGCCTGATCTCGGCGGCGGGCCCGCTGACGAACGTGGCGTTCGCGATCGTGTGCACGGCCCCGTTCTGGCTGGACGCGCTCGACGGGGTGCCGCTCGCCTTCCGGTACGCGCTGGCGTTCCTGGCGATGCTCCAGGTGACGGCGGCGATCCTGAACTCCCTGCCGATCCCGGGGCTCGACGGCTACGGGGTGATCGAGCCCTGGCTGTCGTACAAGATCCGCCGCCAGGTGGAGCCGATCGCGCCGTTCGGGCTGATCGCCGTGTTCGCGATCCTGTGGATTCCCGGCGTGAACATGGTCTTCTTCGACGGGATCGACGCGCTGCTGGGCCTCCTGGGCGTCGACGACCTCCAGCGGTACTGCGGCTACGACCTCTACCGCTTCTGGCGGGCGTTCTTCGACGAGCAGAACCCGGTCTGCGCGGCGGGGTGACCGCGCAGACCCGTCCCCCTCACACGGCGGCAGCAGCAGCCGGTTCCGTACGGGAGCCTCGCCGTCGGCCCTCGCGCAGGGCGGCGGCGAGGATCGCCACGGCCACACCGCCGAACGCCCACGCGCCGAGAATCCACAGCGCCCCGGTGGTGGCGCTGCCGTCGAAGTAGACGGTGTTGCGCACCACGGTCGTCCCGGCCCCCGGCGGCAGGGCCTGGCCGATCGCGGCCCAGAACGGAGGCAGCAGCGAGGACGGGTACACCCCGCCGGAGCTGGGGTTGCCCAGGATCGTGAAGATCAGGATGGTGAGGCCCAGGCCGACCGTGCCCGCCACCGACTGGAGGGCGACGCCCACGGCCCCGGAGGCGAACACCACCAGGGTGCCGATGCCGACCAGCTCCCAGAACGCGCCCGGCAGGCAGTGCAGCACCGGACCCACGATGATCGCGCCGCCGATGCCCGAGGCGAAGCCGTACGGGAGCATCGCGGCCAGCCGGACCAGGGTGCGGCGCAGGGTGGGCTTCTTGGAACCGGCCGCCATGTTCAGGGCCGATGCGGCGAGGTAGCCGCCGATCGTCCAGCTGAGGACGAGGTAGAAGGACGACAGGCCGCGCGAGTCGCCCTCGGCGGGCGGGCGGATGTCCCGTACGACGATCGTACGGTTCTGGGCGCGGGCGACCTCCTGGAGGATCTCCGTGGCCGCCGTGGTGGCCGACGGCCCGCCCGCCGAGGCGACGAGCAGGGTGTCGGTGCGCCCGGCCGGGTCCACCACGTAGGCCGCGTCGGTGCTCCGGTCCAGCAGCCGCGCCCGGGCCTCGGCGCGGCTCGCGGCGGGGGTGACCTGGAGGGGGTCGCCGGGCAGGGCGTCCAGCCGGGCCACCAGGTCCCGTTCCACGGCGGGCGGCGCGACCAGGGTGATGGGCACCTTGTGCGGCTCGGGTGCGTGGAAGGCGCCCATGTAGGAGAGGGCGAAGCCCAGTTGCAGGAGGAGCACCCCGAGCATGACGAGCGCGGACCGGGTGGAGACGGCGTCGCGCACCTCCCCGAGGAAGCCCCGGGCCGGGGTGTCCGTGCCGGGCCCTGTCCGTACGGTCGATCCGGACCCGAAGCCCCGGCCGACGTCCCTGCCGCCTCCGGCGTCCCCGCCGCCCCTGTCGTCCCTCGCGTCTGCCACGCGGTCCTCCCTCGTCGTGCTCGCCACGGCCGTGGCGAGGCCGTCACATGGTCGGCCCCGGGCGGCGCCCGGTCCCGGGGGCACGCCCACGGGGAGGGGCGCTCGACCCGATCGGCGGAGAGGTGAGGAGGGGGAGGAGGGGGTGAGGGGCCCGTCAGGCGGCGTCGGCGGACGACGCCGTCATGCGGTGCCTGCGTACGTAGTACCAGACCATGTTCGACGAGAGCCCCGCGATCAGCACCCAGACGATCCCGAGCAGGCTGCCCTGGACGAAGGAGACCACGGCCGCCGTGACGGCGAGGACGCAGACGATGAGGGCGTAGAGGGCGAGGCGGGGCATGGGGGGCGGCTCCTGTCGGGAACGGTCGCGGTCCCGTCCAGTGTCCCCCATGCCCCGTTGTGCCCCGCCCCTGCCCTGCCCCGGCCCCCACCGCCGTACCGGGATCGCCCCGCGGGTCAGACGTCGGTGGTGCGCAGGCCCGCGTGGGCCTTGTAGCGGCGGTTGACCGAGATCAGGTTGGCCACCAGCGACTCGACCTGGTGGGCGTTGCGGAGCCGTCCCGCGAAGATGCCGCGCATCCCGGGGATACGGCCCGCCAGCGCCTGCACGATGTCGGTGTCGGCCCGTACCTCGCCCAGGACCAGGACGTCGGTGTCGATCTCCTCGATGGACTCGTCCTGGAGCAGCACCGCCGAGAGGTGGTGGAAGGCGGCCGTGACCCGGGAGTCCGGCAGCAGGGCGGCGGCCTGCTCGGCGGCGCTGCCCTCCTCCGGCTTGAGGGCGTAGGCGCCCTTCTTGTCGAAGCCGAGCGGGTTGACGCAGTCGATGACGAGCTTGCCCGCGAGCTCCTCGCGCAGGGACTCCAGGGTCTTGGCGTGGCCGTCCCAC carries:
- a CDS encoding DUF3533 domain-containing protein; this encodes MRDAVSTRSALVMLGVLLLQLGFALSYMGAFHAPEPHKVPITLVAPPAVERDLVARLDALPGDPLQVTPAASRAEARARLLDRSTDAAYVVDPAGRTDTLLVASAGGPSATTAATEILQEVARAQNRTIVVRDIRPPAEGDSRGLSSFYLVLSWTIGGYLAASALNMAAGSKKPTLRRTLVRLAAMLPYGFASGIGGAIIVGPVLHCLPGAFWELVGIGTLVVFASGAVGVALQSVAGTVGLGLTILIFTILGNPSSGGVYPSSLLPPFWAAIGQALPPGAGTTVVRNTVYFDGSATTGALWILGAWAFGGVAVAILAAALREGRRRGSRTEPAAAAAV
- a CDS encoding NADPH-dependent F420 reductase; the encoded protein is MTTQDSSGGGAPKPPAKDPWDLPDVSGLSVGVLGGTGPQGRGLAYRLARAGQRVTLGSRDAGRAAGAAAELGHGIEGTDNAECARRSDIVIVAVPWDGHAKTLESLREELAGKLVIDCVNPLGFDKKGAYALKPEEGSAAEQAAALLPDSRVTAAFHHLSAVLLQDESIEEIDTDVLVLGEVRADTDIVQALAGRIPGMRGIFAGRLRNAHQVESLVANLISVNRRYKAHAGLRTTDV